Part of the Sinorhizobium terangae genome is shown below.
GGTAGCCTCCGCCGAGTGCGTGGGGCACTCCAAGACCACTGCATCTGTAGACAAGGAAATAACCACGGCCAGCGTCACCAAGGCCGAACAGTCGACGCCAGCGGAAGAGATCCTTCTGCAGCAGAAACAGCAGCAGGAAGAGCGACAAGCGGAAGAATAGACCAACACGGTCGGATGCCGGGCCTCCCGGGCCGGGCACGCCAGCATCCGACGCTTCTCGTGAAGAACACCCCTCAATCTCGTTTCGCCCCGACACCGCTGCCGTCGTGATGTGTCGTACCGACCGCTTGTCGCTCAAGCGCGCTGGCGTATGGCTAGACGTCGGTAGAGTTCTTCCGTCCGGTCAAGCATTACGTCGAGCGTGAAACGATCCTTGCGGACCTCGGCCGCCTGGAGGAGGGCAGGATAGCTTTCCGGATCTGCAGCCGCGATCATCGTTTTCGTGAGCTGCGATACATCATCGCTGCTGGGGATGATGAAGCCATTCTCGCCATTCTCGATTACCGTTCTGGCGCCCCCGACATCGGAGATGATGATCGGTCTGCCCGCGGCCGCGCTTTCCAGCATGACATAGGACATCGCTTCGTAGCGGCTCGGCATGACGAGAAGATCAAAGGCGGCCACAGCCTGAGGGCCGGTAAAGGCGGAGGTCAGGTGAATGCGGCTTTGCAGCCCGCTTGCCGCGATCGCGCGGCGAACCTCGTCCTCCAGTTCGCCGGTGCCGACCATCACGAGGTAGCTGTTCTTGACCGACGATGCCGCGCCCTTGAAGGCATCTATCAGCCGCTCCGGCGCCTTCTGGCTGGAAAGACGGCCGATGAAGCCGAAGACGAATGCGTCGGCGGGAATTCCGAAGCTCGCGCGAACCGTCTTCGCCATGTCGGGCGAGGGGGGCGAAACTCCGTTGACGATCACGGATATTCGCTGTTCGGGCATGCCGAGCGACAGTGCATGCCTGCGCTCGTCATCGGAAACGGCGATGAGGTGATCGGTGAAAAACCAGGCCAAGGCCCACTCGATGGCGCCGTAGATCAATCGGCCGGCATGATCGAGTGCCGGGTCCATTGTCCGGAAGGCATGCGGGGTGTAGACGCGCGGCGCGTGGCGCCCGGGCAGCCGCAGGCGTGTGAGGGCGCCGGCCTTGGAACTGTGGCCGTGCACGATGTCGAACGGTCCCGCGGTTCGGCTGATGCGCCGAATGGCGCGGAAGGCCGACAGGTCGGACGGTCCAGGCGCACGCTCCATGGCGACCGCGTGAAGGGCGGGCAAATCGATTGCCTTGAGCTCACGAACGAAGCCGTCTTCCGCTCGCACCGGCGAATAGATCGCCTCGACGT
Proteins encoded:
- a CDS encoding glycosyltransferase family 4 protein; its protein translation is MDTSATDGSSAQPLRLLEVLEPSGGGSGRHFLDICRGMQARGHHVEAIYSPVRAEDGFVRELKAIDLPALHAVAMERAPGPSDLSAFRAIRRISRTAGPFDIVHGHSSKAGALTRLRLPGRHAPRVYTPHAFRTMDPALDHAGRLIYGAIEWALAWFFTDHLIAVSDDERRHALSLGMPEQRISVIVNGVSPPSPDMAKTVRASFGIPADAFVFGFIGRLSSQKAPERLIDAFKGAASSVKNSYLVMVGTGELEDEVRRAIAASGLQSRIHLTSAFTGPQAVAAFDLLVMPSRYEAMSYVMLESAAAGRPIIISDVGGARTVIENGENGFIIPSSDDVSQLTKTMIAAADPESYPALLQAAEVRKDRFTLDVMLDRTEELYRRLAIRQRA